In the Ursus arctos isolate Adak ecotype North America unplaced genomic scaffold, UrsArc2.0 scaffold_5, whole genome shotgun sequence genome, one interval contains:
- the TXNDC15 gene encoding thioredoxin domain-containing protein 15 isoform X2, protein MRLLGWWQVLLWVLGPPARGLEVAEESGHLPSEERPARALQAGAVSASEEEPLRGPGGQDKSAGEAGTVLGLDADGDHVVMLSVIPGETEDKLSPEPSGGTCGARGEEDSRCSLREHLFSLDGSGASFQDREEEYYSEPEVAESDPVPPEDSNNTESLKSPKVNCEERNVTGLENFTLKILNMSQDLMDFLNPNGSDCTLVLFYTPWCRFSASLAPHFNSLPRAFPALHFLALDASQHSSLSTRFGTVAVPNILLFQGAKPMARFNHTDRTLETLKVFIFNQTGIEAKKNVVVTQADQIGPLPSTLIKSVDWLLVFSLFFLISFIMYATIRTESIRWLIPGQEQEHAE, encoded by the exons ATGCGGCTCCTCGGCTGGTGGCAGGTCCTGCTGTGGGTGCTGGGGCCTCCAGCCCGCGGCCTAGAGG TTGCAGAGGAAAGTGGTCACTTGCCGTCGGAGGAGCGGCCTGCTCGCGCTCTGCAGGCGGGAGCCGTGTCTGCGAGTGAAGAGGAGCCGTTGCGTGGCCCTGGGGGCCAGGACAAGTCAGCAGGAGAGGCCGGCACGGTGCTGGGGCTGGACGCTGATGGCGACCACGTGGTGATGCTGTCCGTGATCCCCGGGGAGACCGAGGACAAGCTGAGTCCCGAGCCCAGCGGCGGCACCTGTGGGGCCCGAGGGGAGGAGGACTCGCGGTGCAGCCTCCGAGAGCACCTCTTCTCTCTGGACGGCTCTGGGGCCAGCTTccaggacagggaggaggagtATTACTCAGAGCCAGAAGTGGCCGAGTCCGACCCGGTCCCACCCGAGGACTCCAATAACACGGAAAGTCTGAAATCCCCCAAGGTGAACTGCGAGGAGAGAAATGTGACGGGCTTAGAAAACTTcactctgaaaattttaaatatgtcacAG GACCTTATGGATTTTCTAAACCCAAACGGTAGTGACTGCACGCTCGTCCTGTTTTACACCCCATGGTGCCGATTTTCTGCCAGTTTGGCCCCTCATTTTAATTCTCTGCCCCGGGCATTTCCAGCTCTTCATTTTTTGGCACTGGATGCATCTCAGCACAGCAG CCTTTCTACCAGGTTTGGCACTGTAGCTGTTCCTAACATCTTATTATTTCAAGGAGCTAAACCAATGGCTAGATTTAATCATACAGACCGAACACTGGAAACACTGAAAGTCTTCATTTTTAACCAGACAG GTATAGAAGCCAAGAAAAATGTGGTGGTAACTCAAGCTGACCAAATAGGCCCTCTTCCCAGCACTTTGATAAAAAGTGTGGACTGGCTGCttgtattttccttattctttctgaTTAGTTTTATTATGTATGCTACCATTCGAACTGAGAGCATTCGGTGGCTCATTCCAGGACAAGAGCAGGAACACGCGGAATAG
- the TXNDC15 gene encoding thioredoxin domain-containing protein 15 isoform X1 produces MAARDRDRCSPPPRPPGGRERDARSRAPVALQPGWWSRPLPAPRHAAPRLVAGPAVGAGASSPRPRGDLGLRTCWRVVVAEESGHLPSEERPARALQAGAVSASEEEPLRGPGGQDKSAGEAGTVLGLDADGDHVVMLSVIPGETEDKLSPEPSGGTCGARGEEDSRCSLREHLFSLDGSGASFQDREEEYYSEPEVAESDPVPPEDSNNTESLKSPKVNCEERNVTGLENFTLKILNMSQDLMDFLNPNGSDCTLVLFYTPWCRFSASLAPHFNSLPRAFPALHFLALDASQHSSLSTRFGTVAVPNILLFQGAKPMARFNHTDRTLETLKVFIFNQTGIEAKKNVVVTQADQIGPLPSTLIKSVDWLLVFSLFFLISFIMYATIRTESIRWLIPGQEQEHAE; encoded by the exons ATGGCGGCACGCGATCGCGAtcgctgctcccctccccccaggcctccgGGAGGCCGGGAGCGCGACGCGCGTAGCCGTGCGCCGGTTGCCctgcagcccgggtggtggtccCGGCCGCTTCCAGCCCCGCGCCATGCGGCTCCTCGGCTGGTGGCAGGTCCTGCTGTGGGTGCTGGGGCCTCCAGCCCGCGGCCTAGAGG TGACTTAGGACTGCGAACATGCTGGCGTGTTGTAGTTGCAGAGGAAAGTGGTCACTTGCCGTCGGAGGAGCGGCCTGCTCGCGCTCTGCAGGCGGGAGCCGTGTCTGCGAGTGAAGAGGAGCCGTTGCGTGGCCCTGGGGGCCAGGACAAGTCAGCAGGAGAGGCCGGCACGGTGCTGGGGCTGGACGCTGATGGCGACCACGTGGTGATGCTGTCCGTGATCCCCGGGGAGACCGAGGACAAGCTGAGTCCCGAGCCCAGCGGCGGCACCTGTGGGGCCCGAGGGGAGGAGGACTCGCGGTGCAGCCTCCGAGAGCACCTCTTCTCTCTGGACGGCTCTGGGGCCAGCTTccaggacagggaggaggagtATTACTCAGAGCCAGAAGTGGCCGAGTCCGACCCGGTCCCACCCGAGGACTCCAATAACACGGAAAGTCTGAAATCCCCCAAGGTGAACTGCGAGGAGAGAAATGTGACGGGCTTAGAAAACTTcactctgaaaattttaaatatgtcacAG GACCTTATGGATTTTCTAAACCCAAACGGTAGTGACTGCACGCTCGTCCTGTTTTACACCCCATGGTGCCGATTTTCTGCCAGTTTGGCCCCTCATTTTAATTCTCTGCCCCGGGCATTTCCAGCTCTTCATTTTTTGGCACTGGATGCATCTCAGCACAGCAG CCTTTCTACCAGGTTTGGCACTGTAGCTGTTCCTAACATCTTATTATTTCAAGGAGCTAAACCAATGGCTAGATTTAATCATACAGACCGAACACTGGAAACACTGAAAGTCTTCATTTTTAACCAGACAG GTATAGAAGCCAAGAAAAATGTGGTGGTAACTCAAGCTGACCAAATAGGCCCTCTTCCCAGCACTTTGATAAAAAGTGTGGACTGGCTGCttgtattttccttattctttctgaTTAGTTTTATTATGTATGCTACCATTCGAACTGAGAGCATTCGGTGGCTCATTCCAGGACAAGAGCAGGAACACGCGGAATAG